In a genomic window of Fusarium verticillioides 7600 chromosome 11, whole genome shotgun sequence:
- a CDS encoding eukaryotic phosphomannomutase → MIKLVAFDLDGTLAESKQAILDSMGEALADLLTVAHVAVISGGDWPQFLKQVASRLPARADLSKLWLMPTTGTKLYTHKGDKWKVEYAELFSEEQRKNIIEAFNAALDATGFQPEQTWGERIEDRGSQITFSALGQQAPPSAKEVWDPDFEKRKIIQADLYKRLPDLSINMGGATSIDITQKGVDKGYGLKKLSAASGIPLEQIMFIGDAIFPGGNDYPAKELGLHTVRVKNPDGTLAAIAGIVACLSETGPLH, encoded by the coding sequence ATGATCAAACTTGTCGCTTTCGACCTCGATGGTACTCTCGCAGAGAGCAAGCAGGCAATTCTTGACTCAATGGGCGAGGCCCTCGCCGATCTTTTGACCGTCGCCCACGTCGCAGTCATTTCGGGCGGTGATTGGCCTCAATTCCTGAAACAGGTCGCAAGCCGTCTTCCTGCGCGAGCTGACCTTTCCAAACTCTGGCTCATGCCTACCACCGGCACAAAGCTCTACACTCACAAGGGCGATAAGTGGAAGGTGGAGTATGCGGAATTGTTCAGCGAGgagcagaggaagaacatCATCGAAGCTTTCAACGCTGCCCTCGACGCAACGGGTTTTCAGCCAGAGCAGACTTGGGGTGAGCGCATTGAAGATCGAGGCAGCCAGATCACCTTTTCTGCCCTCGGTCAGCAAGCGCCTCCGTCGGCAAAGGAGGTTTGGGATcctgactttgagaagagaaagattaTCCAAGCAGATTTGTATAAGCGACTCCCAGACTTGTCGATCAACATGGGCGGAGCGACTTCAATCGACATCACGCAGAAGGGTGTTGACAAGGGCTACGgactgaagaagctctcggCGGCGAGTGGAATTCCTTTGGAGCAGATCATGTTTATCGGAGATGCCATCTTTCCGGGTGGAAATGATTACCCTGCTAAGGAATTGGGGCTGCACACCGTGCGAGTGAAGAACCCAGATGGGACCTTGGCTGCTATTGCCGGCATCGTTGCGTGTTTGAGCGAGACTGGGCCTTTGCATTGA
- a CDS encoding phosphoglycolate phosphatase — protein MPAQLVIFDFDGTLFDTHQAISHSIKLTFDSLLPASAPAESEVQKLIGSGLGLKEVLQALYTSPDSFDEGEWTSTYRRFYNDEGQKLVSAFPGAKDLLIKLNEEKVPVAIVSNKGVAAVDTALKNNGIDTIPGDLIVGDNTPGATRKPDTGSFEKVLLPALKARGFAHLDASRTLVVGDTEADIKFAANIGAKSVWCRYGYGERSACEKLEPHFTVDSLDEVARIVDGI, from the coding sequence ATGCCTGCTCAATTAGTAATTTTCGACTTTGACGGGACTCTTTTCGACACCCATCAAGCCATCTCTcacagcatcaagctcacctTTGACTCACTCCTCCCAGcctcagctccagcagagTCTGAGGTACAGAAGTTGATCGGCTCTGGCTTGGGTCTGAAGGAGGTTCTCCAAGCGCTTTATACTTCCCCCGATTCTTTCGACGAGGGTGAATGGACGTCAACCTACCGTCGCTTCTACAACGATGAGGGACAGAAACTTGTATCCGCGTTTCCTGGCGCCAAGGACcttttgatcaagttgaATGAAGAAAAGGTTCCTGTGGCTATTGTCAGCAACAAAGGTGTAGCCGCGGTTGACAcggctctcaagaacaacggCATTGATACCATCCCCGGAGACTTGATCGTTGGAGACAACACCCCCGGCGCAACGCGTAAGCCGGACACTGGAAGCTTCGAGAAAGTTCTACTGCCGGCCCTTAAAGCTCGTGGATTTGCCCATTTGGACGCCTCCAGAACCTTAGTCGTTGGGGACACGGAAGCAGATATCAAGTTTGCTGCTAACATTGGAGCAAAGTCGGTTTGGTGCAGATATGGATATGGGGAACGCAGCGCATGCGAGAAGTTGGAGCCGCATTTCACAGTCGATTCGTTAGATGAGGTAGCTAGAATTGTTGACGGGATCTGA
- a CDS encoding hypothetical protein (At least one base has a quality score < 10) codes for MVRFFSSKKAVDSKGQACEAVPKEVEESVRALEDFEIELDYIADDYVEIIDHAAPKRPRAVWKDTKEVDNQGFIIVMKDTEVKAIMKHTKGKAKLTENSNEPTLRFAINHTAAYYNVVIIPSRVAYNALVQAVPRMTPNRQCTQQERFHQQPFK; via the exons ATGGttcgcttcttttcctcGAAGAAGGCAGTTGACTCCAAGGGCCAGGCCTGCGAGGCCGTTCccaaggaagttgaagagtcTGTTCGGGCCCTCGAAGATTTCGAAATCGAGCTCGACTACATCGCTGACGACTatgtcgagatcatcgaccATGCCGCCCCCAAGCGCCCTCGTGCTGTCTGGAAGGATACCAAAGAGGTTGACAAccaaggcttcatcatcgtcatgaagGACActgaggtcaaggccatcatgaagCATACTAAGGGAAAGGCTAAGCTCACTGAAAAC TCTAATGAACCCACACTGCGCTTTGCGATAAATCACACGGCTGCTTATTATAATGTTGTTATTATTCCATCCCGTGTCGCTTACAATGCCCTTGTTCAGGCAGTTCCTCGGATGACACCGAATCGTCAATGCACCCAACAAGAGAGGTTTCACCAGCAGCCTTTTAAGTAA